A window from Garra rufa chromosome 14, GarRuf1.0, whole genome shotgun sequence encodes these proteins:
- the dharma gene encoding dharma yields MATQKFSNFSIDYILGDSSKESPGVDHPASPQDFPGHLTKLYQDGCRGCGDHTALMLNFPSPSWNAGMYSCCVPVSYYQAPFNSNYYAGQPWPFAVSGCDTAENHCHQTVPQRQRCRIRTVFTDNQTEQLERLFAITDYPSAETRAELAKNTGLSEETVRVWFKNRRARRKRQTTCPDKNTRRAPDDHPESD; encoded by the exons ATGGCAACTCAGAAATTCTCAAACTTCTCTATTGACTACATCTTGGGAGACTCCAGCAAAGAGTCACCTGGAGTGGATCATCCAGCTTCTCCTCAGGATTTCCCAGGGCACTTGACCAAACTGTATCAGGATGGATGTAGAGGTTGTGGTGACCATACAGCACTAATGCTGAACTTTCCATCTCCATCATGGAATGCAGGGATGTACAGCTGCTGTGTTCCAGTCTCATATTATCAAGCGCCTTTCAATTCAAATTACTATGCGGGTCAACCGTGGCCTTTTGCCGTATCAG GTTGTGATACAGCTGAGAACCACTGCCACCAAACTGTACCTCAGAGACAGCGCTGTCGAATCCGAACGGTTTTCACCGACAACCAGACGGAGCAGCTCGAACGGCTCTTCGCAATCACCGACTACCCGAGCGCTGAAACCCGGGCAGAGCTAGCAAAGAACACCGGCCTCAGCGAGGAGACCGTGCGG GTCTGGTTCAAGAATCGACGTGCACGTAGAAAGAGACAGACAACCTGCCCCGACAAAAACACGAGGCGCGCTCCCGATGATCATCCTGAATCGGATtaa